Proteins encoded by one window of Engraulis encrasicolus isolate BLACKSEA-1 chromosome 23, IST_EnEncr_1.0, whole genome shotgun sequence:
- the si:ch73-335m24.2 gene encoding protein eva-1 homolog C, with protein MGTLLPQCSRSWHLLPCCFLLATALHTAMAAPDFTVYLHKVLRNHTAHACDGNTLEIRCPSKTTVAVISAFYGRRVPSEYLCPTTNPNVTQEEDTECMSPVAVQKVTSECQDHRSCQIPVISQVFGQDPCPETSKYMIVSYKCRPEHHRTRMVCENERLRLSCKNDTVLAIYSATFGHQLHWHHDCPQETDVKADMECLSPSALRRVSRRCHGRTNCSVLADVQNFGDPCFPGTRKHLRVSYTCVPKYLLEDVGRGTSDTDPFLISDYTHGGWYTGPGVTKPQNIFTESLEIFSQIQGVPETVALYFVSGICAGLVFLLCLFGLKSTFVRDAKELFTELGDEIKATRRQRPNYEDDDDVMSDNSLRRLTHPYRMADMFGPDMIMTVEMVERDDDRRKELTSGDMWPHRDASPYALHNMKANST; from the exons ttTACCTGCATAAGGTTCTCAGGAACCACACAGCGCATGCATGTGATGGGAACACCCTGGAGATCAGATGCCCGTCCAAAACCACCGTCGCCGTCATATCTGCGTTCTACGGACGCCGCGTGCCGAGCGAATACTTGTGTCCAACCACAAACCCCAACGTGAcacaggaggaggacacagagTGCATGTCCCCTGTGGCAGTTCAG AAAGTGACGTCAGAGTGTCAGGATCACAGAAGTTGTCAGATACCGGTCATCAGTCAAGTGTTTGGTCAAGATCCCTGCCCTGAGACCAGCAAATACATGATTGTTTCTTACAAGTGCCGCCCAG AGCATCACAGGACCAGGATGGTGTGTGAGAACGAGAGGCTACGGCTGTCTTGTAAGAATGACACAGTCCTGGCCATCTACTCTGCCACCTTTGGACACCAGCTACACTGGCATCACGACTGCCCACAGGAAACTGACGTCAAGGCAGACATGG AGTGTCTCTCACCGTCTGCTCTGAGAAGGGTATCACGCCGGTGTCATGGCCGGACCAACTGCTCGGTGCTGGCAGACGTTCAGAATTTCGGTGACCCATGTTTTCCTGGAACCAGGAAGCATCTGCGTGTGTCCTACACATGTG TTCCCAAATATCTCCTGGAGGATGTTGGGCGTGGGACCAGTGACACAGACCCGTTTCTAATAAGTGACTACACTCATG GCGGCTGGTACACTGGCCCCGGCGTGACCAAGCCTCAAAACATTTTCACCGAATCTCTGGAAATCTTTTCTCAAATCCAGG GTGTGCCTGAGACAGTGGCACTCTATTTCGTGTCTGGCATCTGTGCCGGCCTAGTGTTCCTGCTCTGTCTCTTCGGCCTGAAGTCCACGTTTGTGCGAGACGCCAAGGAGCTGTTCACCGAACTAGGCGATGAGATCAAGGCGACACGGCGGCAACGTCCCAACTACGAGGACGACGACGACGTCATGTCGGACAACTCCCTCCGCCGCCTCACCCACCCCTACCGCATGGCAGACATGTTCGGCCCCGACATGATCATGACTGTAGAGATGGTGGAGAGGGATGACGACAGGAGGAAAGAACTCACCAGCGGGGACATGTGGCCTCACAGGGACGCCAGTCCTTACGCCCTACACAACATGAAGGCCAATTCAACATAA